In the Gemmatimonadaceae bacterium genome, one interval contains:
- a CDS encoding GNAT family N-acetyltransferase — protein MTKLSFRPYNPADAAGCLALFDSNVPAFFAASERADYESFLALPSCPYLVGHVQDGTLRACGGYFIEPDSSSTAGLAWGIVDRGWQRRGLGQQLLAVRVVALRELPLLQDVVIRTSQHTEGFYARAGFRTTRSERDGHARGIDLVEMRCRLDSLDVAWA, from the coding sequence GTGACGAAACTGTCATTTCGTCCATATAACCCGGCAGACGCCGCTGGCTGTCTTGCACTCTTCGACAGCAACGTGCCGGCTTTCTTCGCGGCTAGCGAGCGCGCGGATTATGAATCGTTCCTCGCGCTGCCGTCGTGCCCGTATCTCGTTGGACATGTGCAGGACGGGACTCTCCGAGCGTGCGGTGGTTATTTCATCGAGCCCGATTCGTCGTCAACCGCCGGTCTGGCCTGGGGAATCGTGGATCGTGGCTGGCAGCGGCGTGGGCTCGGGCAACAACTGCTCGCAGTGCGTGTTGTCGCTCTGCGCGAGCTGCCGCTTCTTCAGGATGTGGTCATCAGGACGAGTCAACATACCGAGGGCTTTTACGCTCGCGCGGGATTCCGCACGACACGCTCCGAGCGCGACGGCCATGCGCGGGGAATCGATCTTGTCGAGATGCGGTGCCGGCTGGATTCGCTCGATGTGGCTTGGGCGTAG
- a CDS encoding PAS domain-containing sensor histidine kinase: MTGSANSGGTSAGQTSSAWLPELERSRSQVAALEQLLEVHEQTSLEQATRLEKALHEQQRIQDKYRKTLDRYQLIGRATNDVIWDWDLVTSELLWNEAITSVFLHPSDNVTNTIKFWYDHIHPDDRDRVVAGIHTVIDSGGEVWSDEYRFRRGTGEYASVFDRGYIARDDRGEAIRMLGAMIDLTEQVRARKVIEQTAEELRRTTMALEDQAEESKALTAEVEATNDHLQEANLEAERARRRAEEARAEAEMANKAKSEFLANMSHELRTPLNAIGGYVELLREGIRGPVNDAQRTDLDRIKRSAHLLLSLINDILNFAKIEAGRVRIAPEEVSMNHVLGELETLVAPQLLKKELRYDYHCCDSSYTAYADPERLQQILLNLLSNAVKFTPSGGEIGVECIATQDTMRVRVCDTGVGIPADQLDCIFEPFVQLERGQSSESAGTGLGLAISRDLARAMGGDLAAESTLDAGSTFTLTLPRRPE, translated from the coding sequence GTGACTGGCTCGGCGAACTCGGGCGGGACATCAGCAGGACAGACCTCGTCAGCGTGGCTGCCAGAGCTCGAACGCTCGCGATCTCAGGTTGCTGCGCTCGAACAGCTGCTCGAAGTGCATGAGCAGACTTCGCTCGAACAAGCGACTCGACTCGAGAAGGCCCTGCACGAGCAGCAGCGGATTCAGGACAAATACCGCAAAACCCTCGACCGCTACCAGCTCATCGGGCGGGCGACAAACGACGTCATCTGGGACTGGGATCTCGTCACCAGCGAGCTCCTCTGGAACGAGGCAATCACCAGCGTCTTCCTTCATCCATCCGACAACGTCACCAATACAATCAAGTTCTGGTACGATCATATCCACCCTGACGACCGTGACCGTGTCGTTGCAGGAATCCACACGGTGATTGATAGCGGCGGCGAAGTCTGGTCGGACGAATACCGGTTCCGCCGGGGCACCGGTGAGTACGCGTCCGTGTTCGACCGCGGTTACATCGCACGCGACGACCGCGGCGAGGCCATCCGGATGCTCGGTGCCATGATCGACCTTACCGAGCAGGTGCGGGCTCGGAAGGTCATCGAGCAGACCGCGGAAGAATTGCGGCGGACGACGATGGCGCTTGAAGACCAGGCAGAGGAATCGAAGGCGCTGACCGCTGAGGTGGAAGCGACGAATGACCATCTGCAGGAAGCGAATCTGGAAGCGGAAAGGGCTCGCCGTCGCGCCGAGGAAGCCCGTGCCGAGGCAGAAATGGCGAACAAGGCGAAGTCGGAGTTCCTCGCCAACATGTCGCACGAGCTTCGCACGCCGCTCAATGCGATTGGCGGTTACGTGGAACTTCTGAGGGAGGGCATCCGGGGCCCGGTCAATGACGCTCAGCGCACCGACCTCGACCGGATCAAGCGCAGCGCGCACCTCCTTCTTTCCCTCATCAACGATATTCTCAACTTTGCCAAGATCGAGGCCGGCCGTGTTCGCATCGCCCCAGAGGAGGTCTCCATGAACCATGTGCTGGGTGAGCTGGAGACGCTCGTCGCACCCCAATTGCTGAAGAAGGAACTTCGTTATGATTACCACTGCTGCGATTCGAGCTATACGGCCTACGCCGATCCTGAGCGACTGCAGCAGATACTGCTCAACCTCCTGTCAAACGCGGTGAAGTTTACACCTTCTGGCGGCGAAATCGGGGTGGAGTGCATCGCGACGCAGGACACAATGAGGGTGCGGGTGTGCGACACAGGCGTTGGAATTCCCGCGGACCAGCTGGACTGCATCTTTGAGCCATTCGTGCAGCTCGAGCGCGGGCAATCGAGCGAAAGCGCCGGCACTGGACTGGGGCTCGCAATCAGCCGCGATCTTGCGCGCGCAATGGGTGGAGACCTGGCGGCCGAGAGCACACTCGACGCCGGCTCGACGTTTACGCTCACATTGCCGCGCCGGCCTGAGTGA
- the istB gene encoding IS21-like element helper ATPase IstB: MSQASIKPTAPSLRDRLRAQLADLKMPGALEALDTLLSEVDSGKLQAPQAMEQLLGAQISLRNNRRLVAAMRSSRLPAVKMLSDFDFSFQPSLKREQVESLHTLGFVERKENVILLGPPGVGKSHLAISLAIATAQSGRRVYYGTLADLITSLEEAQQSGHLGHRLRTLVFPSLLVVDEIGYLPISRTGAMLFFQLMSRRYEHASTVLTSNKGFEEWGEIFGDEVMASALIDRLVHHCHIVNIRGNSYRMRHHSDISAALQKDLAELPQRTRRRTRQEVPTP; the protein is encoded by the coding sequence ATGAGCCAAGCGTCAATCAAACCAACAGCCCCGTCGCTTCGTGACCGGCTCCGCGCGCAGCTCGCCGATCTCAAGATGCCGGGCGCGCTTGAAGCACTCGACACCCTGCTCAGCGAGGTGGACAGCGGCAAGCTCCAGGCTCCGCAGGCAATGGAGCAGCTATTGGGCGCCCAGATCTCGCTCAGGAACAACCGCCGGCTCGTGGCCGCTATGCGCTCATCCCGTCTTCCCGCGGTCAAGATGCTCTCCGATTTCGACTTCAGCTTCCAGCCGTCTCTAAAACGGGAACAGGTCGAGAGCCTGCACACACTTGGATTCGTCGAGCGAAAAGAGAACGTGATACTCCTCGGCCCACCCGGTGTGGGCAAGAGCCACCTGGCGATCTCGCTCGCGATCGCCACGGCGCAGAGCGGGCGGCGAGTGTACTACGGCACCCTTGCCGATCTCATCACTTCACTCGAAGAGGCTCAGCAGTCGGGTCACTTGGGCCACCGGCTTCGGACGCTCGTCTTCCCGAGCTTGCTGGTCGTGGACGAGATCGGCTACCTGCCGATCAGCCGCACCGGAGCCATGCTCTTCTTCCAGCTGATGAGCCGCCGCTACGAGCATGCATCAACAGTGCTGACGTCGAACAAAGGCTTCGAAGAATGGGGCGAAATCTTCGGTGACGAGGTAATGGCGAGCGCCCTCATAGACCGGCTCGTACACCACTGCCACATCGTCAATATCAGGGGCAACAGCTACCGGATGCGGCATCACTCAGATATTTCGGCGGCGCTCCAGAAGGACTTGGCAGAACTCCCCCAACGCACACGGCGTCGAACCCGCCAGGAGGTGCCGACGCCGTAA
- a CDS encoding tetratricopeptide repeat protein, with the protein MAPHLRHCEEAPRANPDEPRALYMGAMSLTALGESDKAREWNRRALEMNPDDPSVLYHIGCAFAMEGQSAEAIDALCKPIDQRLRSLEVDRTRCGSEFSQK; encoded by the coding sequence ATCGCGCCGCACCTACGCCACTGCGAGGAAGCACCTCGAGCTAACCCCGACGAGCCGCGCGCACTCTATATGGGAGCGATGTCACTCACCGCGCTCGGCGAGTCGGACAAGGCGCGGGAGTGGAATCGACGTGCGCTCGAGATGAATCCGGATGATCCGTCGGTGCTCTACCACATTGGCTGCGCGTTCGCGATGGAGGGCCAATCAGCCGAGGCGATCGACGCCCTCTGCAAGCCGATCGACCAGCGGCTTCGGTCACTGGAGGTGGACCGAACACGATGCGGATCTGAATTCAGTCAGAAGTGA
- a CDS encoding DinB family protein has protein sequence MKMTEMFLEELTREVERSKRALEQVPEGKYDWKPHEKSMQFGYLVQLVAIMPSWVATMVTEDQLDIAPANPQQQPEPMRTSAELLKGLENGAASARKALEGTTDEFLTTPWKLLAGGQVVIEAPRYEMIRDTFNHLAHHRGQMTVYLRLLGAKVPALYGPSADDKRFN, from the coding sequence ATGAAGATGACAGAGATGTTTCTCGAGGAGCTCACGCGCGAAGTGGAGCGGTCGAAGCGAGCGCTCGAGCAGGTGCCCGAGGGCAAGTACGACTGGAAGCCGCACGAAAAGTCGATGCAGTTCGGCTATCTGGTGCAGCTAGTTGCGATCATGCCGTCATGGGTTGCGACGATGGTAACCGAGGATCAGCTCGACATTGCTCCGGCTAATCCGCAGCAGCAGCCCGAGCCGATGCGAACTAGCGCGGAACTGCTGAAAGGGCTGGAAAACGGAGCGGCAAGTGCACGCAAGGCGCTCGAAGGCACTACCGACGAGTTCCTCACAACGCCCTGGAAGCTTCTGGCCGGCGGGCAGGTGGTGATCGAAGCGCCGCGCTACGAAATGATCCGCGACACGTTCAATCACCTCGCACATCACCGCGGCCAGATGACCGTGTACCTTCGGCTCCTGGGTGCCAAGGTGCCAGCGCTCTATGGACCGTCGGCGGACGACAAAAGGTTCAACTAG
- a CDS encoding VOC family protein has protein sequence MKMIHAIPALPASDMERSAAFYRDKLGFTVVFQDDGFTKLLRDRVELHLWLANDESWRGRDGTQPVVSGAESFIAGTHSCRIAVEGVDELYSGIQSFGILHPKGHIENMPWGTRDFGVLDPDGNLLTFFESVSGA, from the coding sequence ATGAAGATGATACACGCCATCCCGGCACTGCCGGCCAGCGACATGGAACGGAGCGCTGCGTTCTACCGCGACAAACTTGGCTTCACTGTCGTATTTCAGGATGACGGTTTCACGAAGCTTCTCCGCGACAGGGTCGAACTTCACCTCTGGCTCGCGAATGACGAGAGCTGGCGCGGCCGCGACGGAACGCAGCCGGTGGTGTCCGGGGCCGAGTCGTTCATCGCCGGCACCCACAGTTGTCGAATCGCGGTCGAGGGTGTGGATGAACTCTACAGCGGCATCCAGTCGTTCGGCATCCTGCATCCGAAGGGGCACATCGAGAACATGCCGTGGGGTACGCGCGACTTCGGCGTTCTGGACCCAGACGGGAATCTGCTCACGTTCTTCGAGTCAGTGAGCGGCGCTTAA
- a CDS encoding DinB family protein, with protein MDEKSLFTQFWTKESTTTHNVLSRIPEGSEYRPDPKSRTAHEIAWQIVCEEKMIIEALESGKVEWAPPPMPATMKEVLEVYDDQSAKMAPRWNALTAELWNGELEFFGSQRPASPMAWSFLFDIVHHRGQISTYLRPMGSTVPQIYGPSGDEP; from the coding sequence ATGGACGAAAAGTCGCTTTTTACGCAGTTCTGGACAAAGGAATCAACGACCACTCACAACGTGCTCTCCAGAATTCCCGAGGGGTCGGAGTATCGCCCCGATCCAAAGTCGCGCACCGCGCACGAGATCGCATGGCAGATTGTCTGCGAGGAGAAGATGATCATCGAGGCACTGGAGAGCGGCAAAGTTGAATGGGCGCCACCGCCGATGCCGGCAACGATGAAGGAAGTGCTCGAGGTGTACGATGATCAGAGTGCGAAAATGGCCCCCCGCTGGAACGCGCTGACTGCGGAGCTCTGGAATGGCGAGCTCGAGTTCTTTGGCAGCCAGCGACCCGCGTCGCCCATGGCCTGGAGCTTCCTCTTCGACATCGTTCATCACCGTGGCCAGATCTCGACCTACCTGCGACCGATGGGATCGACGGTGCCTCAGATCTACGGGCCGAGCGGGGACGAACCCTAG
- a CDS encoding alpha/beta hydrolase, translated as MRAVKWGLIALVSAIAVMYAGAIGYLKFNEADLVFPREIVTGSYPRPADSLRLPYKTVSFRTSDSLLLSAWEVPASQPGGMWVLLCHGQTGHLATTARPEYYAYLRAVGVNILAFDWRGFGASEGTPGEEGLYRDATAAYEYLRKNLRVPAESVVIFGHSLGTAPAIELATRVPAAALVIEGAPRSVRARAQELYPYLPVSLAASSHFNSIGRIGRVRMPILILHARDDKRIPVGHGRALFDSAKSPKRIVELAGQHHDAFRVDSSKYFSEYSRFVSELRARRR; from the coding sequence ATGAGGGCCGTAAAGTGGGGACTGATTGCACTGGTATCCGCGATTGCAGTCATGTACGCCGGGGCTATCGGATACCTGAAGTTCAACGAGGCAGATCTCGTCTTCCCGAGGGAGATCGTGACCGGCAGCTACCCCCGGCCAGCTGATTCACTTCGGCTTCCCTACAAAACGGTTTCGTTTCGCACGTCCGATTCCCTGCTGTTGTCAGCATGGGAAGTGCCCGCGAGCCAGCCGGGTGGGATGTGGGTGCTCCTGTGTCATGGGCAAACCGGGCATCTGGCGACGACTGCTCGCCCCGAGTACTACGCATATCTTCGAGCGGTTGGCGTGAACATTCTCGCCTTCGACTGGCGAGGGTTCGGGGCGAGCGAGGGAACGCCAGGCGAGGAAGGTCTGTATCGCGACGCGACGGCGGCGTATGAGTATTTGCGAAAGAATCTGCGCGTACCGGCTGAGAGTGTCGTGATCTTTGGGCATTCCCTTGGTACGGCGCCAGCGATCGAGCTGGCGACACGCGTTCCGGCGGCAGCGCTGGTGATCGAGGGTGCCCCCAGGTCTGTGCGGGCGCGCGCTCAGGAGCTTTATCCTTACCTGCCGGTGAGCCTCGCGGCGTCCAGCCATTTCAACTCCATCGGCCGAATCGGGCGGGTACGTATGCCGATACTGATTCTCCATGCGCGTGACGACAAGCGTATACCCGTGGGCCACGGCCGCGCGTTGTTCGATTCAGCAAAGTCTCCCAAGCGCATCGTTGAGCTCGCGGGCCAGCATCACGACGCATTCCGCGTGGATTCGTCGAAATATTTCAGCGAGTATTCCCGCTTCGTGAGCGAGTTGCGTGCGCGCCGGCGTTGA
- a CDS encoding DMT family transporter: protein MNHSMSPARVRVLTLVAMIAFAGNSLLCRLALKGTGIDPASFTSIRIISGAVCLWFITQVRGGAHGASGSWLSAFALFVYAAAFSFAYVSLTAGTGALLLFGAVQVTMIGYGFWNGERIRGPQAIGFLLAFGGLLGLLLRGISAPPLQGSALMLGAGVAWGVYSLRGRSSGDATRATAGNFLRAVPFVAVLSAATLPSVSLNGTGMLYAVLSGVLASGLGYVIWYTALQGLSASSAATVQLSVPVLAAAGGIIFLGEQLSARLFIAATAILGGIALTILGERKSS, encoded by the coding sequence GTGAACCACTCGATGTCGCCTGCGCGGGTGCGCGTTCTCACTCTGGTGGCGATGATTGCGTTCGCGGGCAATTCCCTTCTCTGCCGACTGGCGTTGAAAGGCACCGGCATTGATCCAGCCAGCTTTACTTCGATCAGAATCATTTCCGGCGCTGTGTGTCTCTGGTTCATCACGCAGGTACGCGGTGGCGCGCACGGCGCTTCGGGCAGCTGGCTCTCTGCGTTTGCCCTCTTTGTGTATGCAGCCGCCTTCTCGTTCGCATATGTCAGTTTGACGGCCGGCACCGGCGCCTTGCTGCTTTTTGGTGCGGTACAGGTAACGATGATCGGCTACGGTTTCTGGAATGGAGAGCGAATCCGGGGGCCGCAGGCGATTGGCTTCCTGTTGGCGTTCGGCGGTCTACTGGGCCTCCTGTTGCGCGGGATTTCGGCCCCTCCTCTGCAGGGTTCCGCATTGATGCTCGGCGCTGGTGTCGCCTGGGGCGTTTACTCCCTACGCGGCAGAAGTTCCGGCGACGCTACTCGTGCTACTGCCGGAAACTTTCTGCGGGCCGTGCCGTTCGTTGCGGTGCTGAGCGCGGCCACGCTTCCTTCTGTTTCGCTCAATGGCACCGGCATGCTTTACGCGGTCTTGTCCGGTGTGCTGGCCTCGGGGTTGGGGTATGTCATCTGGTACACAGCCCTGCAGGGACTGAGTGCGAGCAGTGCGGCTACGGTGCAGCTCAGTGTCCCGGTTCTCGCGGCGGCAGGCGGAATTATTTTCCTTGGGGAGCAACTTTCTGCACGACTGTTCATAGCGGCCACCGCAATACTGGGCGGCATTGCGTTGACCATCCTCGGCGAGCGAAAGTCGAGCTGA
- a CDS encoding DUF5655 domain-containing protein — MNSVDEAFQKQLQNIQARTGKTLDELYAHIRRSGLVKHGEIRALLKKDPGMGHGDANTLATFFLKFDGQGADHSKETGTDDLVNTIYAGPKAVLRPIHDKLMSAIDEFGSFEIAPKKGYVSLRRKKQFATIGPPNKTRVDVGLNMKGVKGTARLAEMPAGAMCQYTVRLADPAEVDEELLAWIKTAYESAG, encoded by the coding sequence ATGAACAGCGTTGACGAAGCATTTCAAAAACAGCTCCAGAATATTCAGGCGCGAACGGGCAAGACACTGGACGAGCTGTACGCCCATATTCGCAGGAGTGGACTGGTCAAACACGGGGAGATCCGCGCGTTGCTGAAGAAGGATCCTGGCATGGGGCATGGCGACGCCAACACGCTCGCTACCTTTTTTCTCAAGTTCGATGGTCAGGGGGCCGACCACTCGAAAGAAACAGGTACCGACGACCTGGTAAATACGATATATGCAGGTCCCAAAGCCGTACTGCGGCCGATTCATGACAAGCTGATGTCGGCCATCGACGAGTTTGGATCGTTCGAGATCGCACCGAAGAAGGGCTACGTCAGCCTGCGTCGCAAGAAGCAATTCGCCACTATTGGCCCGCCCAACAAGACGCGTGTCGACGTCGGGCTAAATATGAAAGGCGTCAAGGGCACAGCGCGATTGGCCGAAATGCCTGCGGGGGCTATGTGCCAGTACACGGTCAGACTAGCTGACCCTGCGGAAGTCGACGAAGAACTCCTCGCCTGGATCAAGACTGCCTACGAAAGCGCGGGCTGA
- the istA gene encoding IS21 family transposase yields the protein MLLKHLLEEGLKKTAIAERLGVSRRVVHHWIKTGQLELDLSNGAPSARQRFQGPPKLEPYKEIIRARLESYPELSAVRLFEECRAAGYPGGQSQLRRFVRELRPRPPIEEVARFETPAGVQGQVDFAEFRFPWGKRYALLVVLGYSRLLWLQFYPRQTMQVVMRGLEEAFAYFGGVPAELLFDQMKAVIIDDKRAGGGKLFENPEFLRFANHWGFRIRACRPYRAKTKGKVERPIHYVRHNFAYGREFIGDADLNADALTWLVRTANAREHGTTHEVPRERFERDERATLLALASRPYQSLVLLPERLTARQEPKPVIANIIANISVERRPLAAYARLSEGINHGISEVVRS from the coding sequence GTGTTACTCAAACACCTGCTGGAAGAAGGACTCAAGAAGACAGCCATCGCCGAGCGGCTGGGAGTGAGCCGGCGGGTTGTGCATCACTGGATAAAAACCGGCCAGCTCGAGCTTGATCTCAGTAATGGTGCACCATCGGCCCGGCAGCGGTTTCAGGGCCCACCAAAGCTTGAGCCGTACAAGGAGATAATTCGCGCCCGGCTCGAGAGCTATCCCGAGCTTTCTGCGGTCCGGCTCTTCGAGGAATGCCGGGCGGCAGGCTATCCCGGTGGCCAGAGTCAGCTGCGACGCTTTGTGCGAGAGTTAAGACCGAGACCGCCGATTGAGGAGGTCGCCCGCTTCGAGACGCCCGCGGGGGTGCAGGGCCAGGTGGATTTCGCTGAATTCAGATTCCCCTGGGGAAAGCGATACGCCCTTCTCGTAGTCCTCGGCTACTCGCGTCTTCTCTGGCTTCAGTTCTATCCCAGGCAGACCATGCAGGTGGTGATGCGCGGCCTCGAGGAGGCTTTCGCCTATTTCGGCGGAGTGCCCGCTGAGCTGCTATTCGATCAGATGAAGGCAGTGATCATCGACGACAAGCGAGCCGGAGGAGGAAAGCTCTTCGAGAATCCGGAGTTCCTGCGTTTTGCGAATCACTGGGGATTTCGAATCAGGGCATGCCGGCCGTACCGAGCGAAGACAAAGGGTAAAGTCGAGCGGCCGATCCACTACGTCCGCCACAATTTCGCTTATGGCCGGGAATTTATTGGCGACGCCGATCTCAATGCGGATGCTCTGACATGGCTTGTACGCACAGCCAATGCGCGTGAGCACGGTACCACGCACGAGGTGCCGAGGGAGCGATTCGAGCGCGATGAGCGAGCAACACTTCTTGCACTCGCCTCGCGTCCATACCAATCACTCGTCCTCCTGCCGGAGCGGCTCACTGCCCGGCAAGAGCCGAAGCCGGTGATTGCAAATATCATCGCCAATATCTCGGTGGAGCGCCGTCCACTGGCCGCGTACGCTCGCCTGAGCGAAGGGATCAACCATGGGATCAGTGAGGTAGTCCGCTCATGA
- a CDS encoding peptidylprolyl isomerase — MPRQFFWRVPVPALLLLPIVSASPLEAQRGLLSPSDSALIGRILLAEDRRDPTDRALALGRRHSDPRVRIFARRAAGRTRDSVFAARNTFVALPPPPAWPDAEWRVRYRALTLPGDTCARIRAALEDNAWPVRLRAADLVTAACRADDLLIASLRGWIDSMPPDVSRRSRNSVSWHAAAHAMVAISKLRPSEAATQVQQFSRHRQWQLRLYSARAAAILGDLVTLRMLARDTDPNVREAAIDGLAKLTKETDTDIFIAALSANSAQVVRAGALALAGSTHAGARVAANAAFHRWVKRANASERDVRIALLAVAGRPASDDRPPTGRGVLPPEAVALALGADVRLRVTMAPTSGGGSFTVRLRGDVAPMMAARILQLARAGYYNGLTWHRVEHDFVIQGGSPGANEYAGSDRYFRDELGTVPHVRGTVGMSTRGHDTGDAQWFVNLRDNLRLGRDYTVFAEVVEGMDVVDGILEGDVIATIAR, encoded by the coding sequence ATGCCGCGGCAGTTCTTCTGGCGCGTACCGGTGCCGGCGCTGCTGCTGCTGCCAATCGTTTCAGCATCACCCCTCGAGGCGCAACGCGGGCTCCTCTCGCCGTCCGACTCGGCGTTAATCGGCCGTATTCTGCTGGCCGAAGATCGTCGCGATCCCACAGACCGCGCGCTGGCACTCGGCAGGCGTCACTCCGATCCTCGCGTTCGCATTTTCGCGCGCCGGGCTGCCGGACGAACCCGTGACTCGGTGTTCGCCGCGCGGAACACCTTCGTTGCGCTTCCGCCGCCGCCTGCCTGGCCGGATGCCGAATGGCGCGTACGCTACCGCGCGCTCACCTTGCCAGGGGACACCTGCGCGAGGATTCGCGCGGCTTTGGAAGACAACGCCTGGCCAGTAAGGTTACGCGCGGCCGACCTGGTGACTGCCGCGTGCCGTGCTGACGATTTGCTGATCGCCAGTCTCCGCGGGTGGATCGACTCGATGCCGCCTGACGTGTCGCGCCGCAGCCGGAACTCCGTCTCGTGGCACGCGGCTGCACACGCGATGGTGGCAATCAGCAAACTGCGGCCGAGTGAGGCAGCAACACAGGTTCAACAATTTTCCCGGCACCGTCAGTGGCAACTGCGACTCTACTCGGCGCGAGCCGCCGCGATATTGGGCGATCTCGTAACTCTTCGCATGCTGGCGCGGGACACTGACCCCAACGTGCGCGAAGCGGCGATAGATGGACTTGCCAAGCTGACAAAAGAGACAGACACCGACATTTTTATCGCTGCCTTGAGCGCAAACTCAGCGCAGGTCGTGCGAGCAGGAGCACTCGCTCTGGCCGGTTCAACCCATGCGGGGGCGAGGGTAGCCGCCAACGCTGCGTTCCACAGGTGGGTGAAGCGCGCTAACGCCTCGGAGAGGGATGTGCGCATTGCTCTCCTCGCAGTGGCGGGCCGTCCGGCGAGCGACGACCGCCCTCCAACAGGGAGGGGAGTGCTCCCGCCGGAAGCCGTTGCGCTGGCGCTTGGCGCTGACGTCCGCCTGCGGGTCACCATGGCTCCCACCAGTGGCGGTGGCAGTTTCACCGTGCGACTGCGCGGCGACGTGGCACCGATGATGGCGGCACGGATTCTACAACTTGCGCGGGCAGGTTATTACAACGGCCTCACCTGGCATCGCGTGGAGCACGATTTCGTGATTCAGGGCGGCAGTCCCGGTGCGAATGAGTACGCAGGAAGCGATCGATACTTCAGAGATGAGCTCGGCACGGTTCCGCATGTAAGAGGCACCGTCGGCATGAGCACTCGTGGTCACGACACGGGAGACGCGCAGTGGTTCGTGAACCTGAGAGATAATCTGAGGCTGGGACGGGATTACACAGTCTTTGCCGAAGTTGTGGAGGGAATGGATGTCGTCGACGGTATCCTCGAGGGCGACGTCATCGCAACCATCGCCCGATGA